Within the Deinococcota bacterium genome, the region ACCGCGACAGTTGCTTCATTCTAGCCACCAATGAACTTGACGAAGACGCCCTTCCCGATCATGAGGTGCTGGCTGGCTACCAAGGCCAAGCCTCTGCAGAGCGTGGATTCCGCTTCCTGAAAGACCCGATACCCGCGTTGCCGGGCACTTTGTTCTTAGCAAGCACCCTGTTCCTAAAGAAGATCGAACGCAGCACTTGTGCCCCGAATGGGGTATGGCGCTCTTGATGATAATGACGGTATGCCTGCTAGTCTATGCGGCGCTAGAGCACCGCATCCGCAAAACCCTGAAGCAGCATGATGCGCGTGTTCCTGACCAGAAGGGAAAAGCTACACAAAGACCAACTGCCAGATGGGTGTTCGAGTTGTTCTTGGATGTTCACCTGCTGACCATCACGATTGCCGCCGACATGCCACAGACGCTCGTGCTTAACCTCCTGGAGGAGCTCCGAACGCTTCTTGTACTATTAGGGGAGCCTTATGAAAGGCTTTATTCCTGAAAATGTCAGAAGAGGGGCGGAATGTCGGGTAACAGCCTCTTGGAGAGCAATCAGCATAACCAGCACACGGCGAGGTAATTCAGCTTGCCCCACCCTGCGATCAATGCTCATCGTGCGTCGTAAGTCACGGAGACTTTTTTCTCCGTTGTTTGCGCTGGTGAAACCGTCAATCCCAAACGGGGGAAATTCAGCACGTCGGCTATGGGCTTCCATCCACCCTCACCCGCGCGCTCCTTCACCCGAAGTTTTATCTGTGGGTTCGGCAGGTAGTAACCCGTTGCGACTCGCTGCCACAATTTACGGGCTGGCCGGTACGAACTATCGACTTCGGCTCGAGCCAAGACGTGATTGAAGTACGTGCGCTTACGCCGCTCCTCGCGTACCACGCTCTCAGGAAGATGTTTCAGGTTGCGCGTTAGGTGGTCGACAAAAAAGCCCTTGCGTCGGCGGTAGAGGCCAGCTTCGTCGCTGACGCTCGAGAACAGGGTCTTGAGGCCGGCGAGCATAGCCATCAGCACGAAAAACTCGCCCATATGCGTGTCGAGCTTGACGAGCCGCCCGTCCACTTGCACGTCGAGCGAGGTGAGGGCTACCCGCTCGTAAATCGGCCCGAACGTGCCGGCAGCGTAGTCCGCGTCGACGAAGGCGCGGTTGAGCGCGATCATGCCGGCGTTGTGACCGTAGTGGTCGACGGCTTCGGGGTTCGCGCCGCGCGCGAGCAGGTCCTCGACGAGGGGCAGGTTGCCGGCCAAGGCCGCGAGCATCAGGGGAGTGGCGTCGACGGGGCTGCGGAAGTCCACGCCGTAGGCGTCACAGTCCCACTGGACCTGCCGGGTGTTGCTTTGCGTGTAATTCGTGAGGTTTCTGTCCAGCACGGGTTTGCGCAGGCTGCGCCGCTGTGCTGGGCTGGCGCTCAAAAACGCCTTGGCGGGCGCGAAATTGACGGCCGCCAGGCGCCACAGCACGTGCTCCTGCTGGTGCCAGAGGGCATAATCGAAGAGGCTTTTCTGGGCTTTGCTCGAGGGGCCCGTGGGGTCGAGCGCTTTGGCCTCGAGCTGTTTGACGGTAGCATCGTCCCAGACCACCCAAGGGACCTTTTTGACGTTGAGGATCGAGCGGCGGATCGCGTCGGCCTGTTCAAACTTGCCTTGCTTTTCGAGTTTGGCGGCTTCGCGCTCCCAGTCCGCGCGGCTCGACTTCGAGGTCTCGAGGTGAAGCCGCTCACCGCCCGCTTGCACGCCCAGGAGTCCCAGGAGCGGATGCTGAGTGTCGGACTCTATCAGGATGACGTGCTTCGTGGCGCGTGTGAGGGCGACGTAAAGGGCGTTGACGTAAAACTTGTAGATCTCCAGGGACTTGTCGGTTTTGTCCTTGGCGCGGCTGTAGGCGAGGCTGTCGGCTTGCAGGTCGCTCGGACTCACACCCTCGCAGATGTCCGTAAAGGTGGCGCGGTTGCCCGACACGAGGTTGAAGAGGACGACGGTAGGGTACTCCAGACCCTTGGCCTCGTGGACGCTGAACAGCAGGGGCGTCCGAAAGGCTTTTCGGGCGGCCGCTTTGTCTTCGTCACGCAAGACGAGCACCGCGACCTCGGTGGACGCTCGGGTTTTGTCGTCGAGCTCGCGTTTGACGCTGTCCTTGTCCGGCATGACCTCGACCGCGCCGGCCCTTGAGCTCACGGGGTCGACCAGGAAATTGCTCTCGCGGTCTATTGAGCCGAAGCGCGCGTGTTTGACCTTGAGCAGGGCGTTCGCGACGCGGGTCACGTCCTTAGCATTCCTGAAGTTCATGCGCAAGACCGACAGGGTCTGCCTCTGGGCAAGCGCGGGGTCTTGCCAGAAGAGGCTTTTGACGGCCGACCACGAGAAGAAGTTCGGGTGGACTATTTGGTTGGCGTCCCCGCAAAGGAGGAATTGCCCTGGGTTTTTTAGGGTGCGGAGGATAAGCGCGAGCTGGACGTTGGTGAGGTCTTGGACCTCGTCGATGACGATGAAGTCGTAAAAGGGCTCGGCCAAGGGCTGCCACTCAAAGGAAACCAGGTTGACGTCGAATAAGCCTTCGCCCTGAAGCCAAGCACAGTATTTCTCGAAGAGGCCGTAAACGACCTCGCGTTCCGTGGCGCCGTAAATGGATTGGCGCACGCCCAGCGCCAGGTAAGCGTCTTTGCTCAAGCAGCCTTCCGCACGGCTGCTCAAGACGCCGCGGAACTCCTCGTAGAGCTGGTGGGCGTCCGTGAAGCGAGCTTGCTGGCGGTGACGTTCGAACCACCTCTTGAAAGCCGAAAAGCTGACTTCGCGGCCCTCGGGGACGCGCAGGGTCTCCAAAAACTCGCGGTACGACAAGAAAAAGGGTTCCTGTTCGGGGTTTTCAAAGCCATGCGCGAAGTAGGTGTCGCGCGCGCTCTGCGCCAGGTACGCCGACTGCGTGATGTAGAGAACCTGGCCGCTTTGCTGCCGCAGTTTCTCGAGCGTGAGGGCCGTTTTGCCGCTGCCCGCCGAGCCCACCACGATGAGCGGCGGCGGGCGCGAATACACGGCGTCTTGCGCGTCATCAAAGGAGATGACCTTATCGAGCAAATGGAAGTGGTTGCGGGTGGGATTCAGGTAAGGGACGGGCGTGGCTTCCTGGCGCGCCTCCTCGGGGCTGGCGTCCTCGACATTGCCGTCGTCTACTTGCGCGCCGCGCAAGAAGCGTGACTTGTCGTAGCGGTGGTTGCGGATGACCTCGAGCACGAGGCACACGGCTTCTCCCTCATACTGCGCGAAGTCGAGAAGCAAGCGGTTGCTGGCGTCGAGTTTCGCGCGGTAGTAGCGGCTGGAGGTCAACTTTTTGATATCGGCGCTGCGAAAGTCGTCGCGCTCGATGGCCTGGCGAACTTTGGTGAACTGCTTGGCGACCGCGGTGGTGTCGAGGCCCACGTAATTCAAGACTTTCATGCCCTTAGTGTACCCGATAGTGTACCCGACATGACCGCTCGCCTCTGGCTCGCGTAGGCTTTAGCCCGCGATACCTGTGTGAGGCTCATTTCGGCCGGCGTGGCCCTTGGCGCAGCAGGCTCGTAAGAGGTTTGAGGTTTCGAGCCGATACCAGCGGTTTACGGCCGCGCGGACTCCTGAGCGGCAATAATCTCGTCCATGAGCTTGTCGAGATCTTGGTTGACCAGCTGCCGCGCGGGGTCGGCTTCGACGTGCTGGGGGGTAAAGGCGACCCAGTCGACCACCGCGTCGAACGTCATCTCTCCCAAGGCCTTGGTGGCTGAGGCCCGGTCGCGGATGTCGCCCTGGAGGAGGCGCACGCCAGCCGGCACCGGCCTGGTGCTCTGGCCGCGGTTCAGCAGGTAGAGCTCGAGGCCCTGGTTGACCGCCAGTTCCGAGCAGGCCGAACTGATGATGCCGCTGCCGCCGATGAACAAGACCTTCATCGCCACGCTTCTTTCGGGTTAGGCATGAGCACCTCTATCGGTTAGAGAAACCCATTCTACTTCCAAGAGCGAGGTGGACTGGGCCGGTGCGCATCGACACGAAAGCAGGACCTGCAACCCTGCGAGAGAGCTGCTGGCATTCAAGACGAATTCGGCCGTAACCGCTCGTCGAACACAAAAGCCTGCGCGTCCTTAATTTCAACACGTTGCATGTCGGGGTGGCTGGGGTTCAGGATAACGTTGTACTCTAAGGGCACCACGGCACTGGGAACACGCAGAGCCAAACTGGCTTGCGTATCGAACCACTCGTCGCCAAGCCTCTGAGTAAGGGTGTAGTCGTGGGGTGCCGCCCAGCCCTTAGGAAGCGCATCCTTACTTAGTTCAAGCACCGACTCGTCAGGAATATCGACTGGAATGATAACGTAGCTTTCCTCGAGGACCTCACCAGACTGATCGTGAACAAGAACCTCTAGGGCGGCGATGGCGGGCGTGCCGCCAAGGTAAACAACACTACGACCGGCGGAATTCCACCGGCCGCCGGCAATCCGTGCCCCAAACCCTTCGAAGGCAGCCTCGGCGTATTTTCGTTTCGTGATACGCCACGCCCTCACCCAAAGACTCCGTGCTCGATCCGGATAAGGAGATTCTCGACCTCCTTCGCGCCGATCTCCGTTCGGGCTGCAGCGAGAGGTATTCCACCACCTAGAGCGAGCTTGGAGGTGGTGAGCCAGTGCCGGGCGGCCGCTTCACTCTCGAGCACGTCGACAGCTTTGCTGTAGAGGTTGAGGTAGCGCCAGAGACGGTCGCTCTCAATGGGCTTGAAGGACCCTTCACTCTTCCTGCGGTGCAGGGTGCTGAGGCTGATGCCCAGATGGTCGGCGAGGACGCTTTGGGGAACATTGAGATGCTCGTGTAGCCGCTGAAACACCCCGTAAGGGAAACCGTCACGAATAGCGTCGCTCAGAGGACGCTGTGTAGTATCGAAGCCAAGGAGCTGGGGTGTCAGCGAGGGCGTATCTTCACCACGGTCCTTGCTTGTGGGTGTCCAGGTCTTGTAGGGTTTCGTAGTGACTGCCACAACCTTCTCCTTCCCATTTAACGTTCTGATTATATCATTTGACGGTTCAGTTGCCTATTTGAAAGCTGCACAAGCACGATACCGATCATTTGCCTTGTGAAGAGCACGGAAGCCTCCGGGCGACGATTTGAGGCAGGCTACTGAGAGCCTCTCCCCTGTTCCTTCCCACTCGCCTCCTGCCAGGCCACCTCGCTGTAGACTTTGACAGGACCCACCACCAGGAGGGGCTCGAGCCTAACCTTGTCGCTTCTTTCCGCCTGACTTTGGCCGCAAAGCCGCGTTCCCCTACTTTCTGACGGCCTTGTTTGGTACAAAGTCAAGGTGTGGGCGGACAAGGATCGAGCAGGATTGAGGTTTGGACAGGGTTGACGGTCAGGGTTGACGGTCAGGCTTGGCGGGCAAGCTTAAGTGGAGTTGCCCTTGGGTTTCGCCGGGCTGGCGCCGATGGGCCTGAGCATTAGATGGGCCTGAGCATTAATCGTCCTGGGCATTATCGGCGCCGTCTGGGCCTCGGTGTGCCGGGACTGGCCGCGTCGGCTACTCGGCTACAGCAGTTGAGCGGTCGCTGGCCCAGGCCCGCTCGAGAACGGCTCCTCTGCGCCGCAAGGTCCGCCGCCCAGCAGCCCATCACGCGAGACAGGTATATCGCACGAGACAGGCACATTACGCGAGGCCAGCGCCCGGCTGCGGCGCGGCCCCCGGGGGAAACGTGACGCCACCGAAACATCGTCCGACACAGCAACAACCCATCGAAAACTACGGGGTCATCGGTGACCTTCATACCATCGCGCTGGTGGGCAGGAACGGCTCCATCGACTTCATGGCTTTTCCTACCTTCGACTCGCCGACCGTCTTCGCGGCGCTGCTGGATATGGACCGTGGCGGGCGCTTTTGCATCGCGCCGACCCTCGACCAGCTGCGCGAAAGGCAACTCTATTTGCCCGACACCAACGTCTTGCTCACGCGTTTCATGGCTGGCGAGGGCATGGCGGAAATCTCCGACTTTATGCCGGTCGAGGAGGTGGGCCACGCCCACAACCTGGTGCGGCAGGTCAAGACGATCCGCGGTGAGGTCACCTTCCGCGTCCACTGCGAGCCGCGCTTCGACTACGCGAGGGCCCGGCACAGCGTCACCGCAAACGAGCGCGAGGTCATCTTCGAGTCGGAGGCGAGTGGCTTGGCCCTGCGCCTCAGAACGCCCGTGGCCCTAAAGGTAGAAGACGGCGCGGCGGTCGGCGAGTTCACGCTTCGCGCGGGTGAGGTCGCCTGTTTCGTTCTGGAAGAGGCCAAGCCCGGCCAGGAATCGCCGACCGCCGCCGAGGACTACGTCGCCCAGGCTTTGGAGCAGACCATCCTCTTCTGGCGGCGCTGGCAAGACAGGTCCACCTACCGCGGCCGCTGGCGCGAGATGGTCGGCCGCTCCGCCCTGGTCCTCAAGCTGATGGTCTACAAGCCCTATGGCTCGCTCGTCGCCGCGCCCACCTTTGGCCTGCCCGAGGAACTGGGCGGCGGGCGCAACTGGGACTACCGCTACACCTGGATTCGCGACGCCTCCTTTACGCTTTACGCGCTCATCCGCCTGGGCTATACCGAGGAGGCCGCCGAGTTCATGCGCTTTATCGAGGCGCGCTGCCAGGAGCTGAACGAGGGCAGCCCCTTGCAGATCATGTACGGCATCGACGGCCGGCACGACCTTACCGAAACGACCCTGGACCACCTCCGCGGCTATCACCAGTCCGCGCCGGTGCGCATCGGCAACGGCGCTTTCGACCAGCTCCAGCTCGATATCTACGGCGAGCTCATGGACTCGGTCTATCTCTACGACAAGTACGGCGAGCCCATCCACCATGACCTCTGGAACAACCTGGTGCGGCTGCTCGACTGGCTCGTGGACAACTGGCAACGCAAGTGCAAGGGCATCTGGGAGGTGCGCGGCGACGAGCAGCACTTTCTCTTTTCGCGGCTGATGTGCTGGGTTGCCGTCGACCGCGGCATCCGCCTAGCCACCAAGCGCTCCTTGCCCGCCCCGCTGGGGCGCTGGGAGAGGGTCCGCACGGCCATCTATCACGACATCTTCAGCAAGTTCTGGGACGAAGAGCGCCAGACTTTCGTCCAGCACTTGGGCTCTGGAAGCGTCGACGCCGCCACCTTGCTCATGCCGCTGGTCAAGTTCATCAGCCCGACCGACCCGCGCTGGCTTTCGACCCTGCAAGCCATCGAGAAGGATCTGGTCGTGGACGCTCTCGTCTATCGCTACAACGTCGGCGAGGCCGCCCATGACGGGCTGGACGGCGGCGAAGGCACCTTCACGATGTGTTCGTTCTGGTACGCCGAAGCGGCGGCGCGCGCGGGCGAGCTGGACAAGGCGCGAACCGTTTTCGAAAAGATGCTCGGCTACGCCAACCATCTGGGCCTCTATTCCGAGATGCTGGGCCCGCACGGCGAGCACCTGGGCAATTTCCCGCAGGCCTTTACCCATCTCGGGCTCATCAGCGCCGCCTTCGACCTCGACCGGAGGCTGGACCGGCAACGACGGTGACCGCTCGAGCTTCCGATCCCTCGGTTATCGGCTCCGGCTAAGATCGCGGTTGCGCCCTCCTCGCCGAAGGCGTGCTCCCCTCCTTTCTGAACGCCCCCGATGCCGCAGAGTTAGGCTATGGACGATCTGCAATCCATACTCGGCATCATCGGCCTCCTGCTCATGCTGCTTGGCATCGCCGGCGTGGTGGTCTGGGTGGTTTCGACGGTGCGTCGGGACTATCCGCGGCTAGGTCCCATCTCCTTTGCGCTTGCCGCCGTCGGCCTGATCATCTGGCTCGTCGGCGGCTACATGGGCGGCCGCTAAAGCGCTTCAGCCGGACGGCTCAGCCAGGGCGACACCGGGGCGGGGCGACACCGGGGCAGGGCGACACTGGGGGCAGTAGCCGTGAAAGTCGA harbors:
- a CDS encoding RES family NAD+ phosphorylase, producing MRAWRITKRKYAEAAFEGFGARIAGGRWNSAGRSVVYLGGTPAIAALEVLVHDQSGEVLEESYVIIPVDIPDESVLELSKDALPKGWAAPHDYTLTQRLGDEWFDTQASLALRVPSAVVPLEYNVILNPSHPDMQRVEIKDAQAFVFDERLRPNSS
- a CDS encoding DUF2384 domain-containing protein, which encodes MAVTTKPYKTWTPTSKDRGEDTPSLTPQLLGFDTTQRPLSDAIRDGFPYGVFQRLHEHLNVPQSVLADHLGISLSTLHRRKSEGSFKPIESDRLWRYLNLYSKAVDVLESEAAARHWLTTSKLALGGGIPLAAARTEIGAKEVENLLIRIEHGVFG
- a CDS encoding NAD-dependent epimerase/dehydratase family protein, producing the protein MKVLFIGGSGIISSACSELAVNQGLELYLLNRGQSTRPVPAGVRLLQGDIRDRASATKALGEMTFDAVVDWVAFTPQHVEADPARQLVNQDLDKLMDEIIAAQESARP
- a CDS encoding glycoside hydrolase family 15 protein, which translates into the protein MTPPKHRPTQQQPIENYGVIGDLHTIALVGRNGSIDFMAFPTFDSPTVFAALLDMDRGGRFCIAPTLDQLRERQLYLPDTNVLLTRFMAGEGMAEISDFMPVEEVGHAHNLVRQVKTIRGEVTFRVHCEPRFDYARARHSVTANEREVIFESEASGLALRLRTPVALKVEDGAAVGEFTLRAGEVACFVLEEAKPGQESPTAAEDYVAQALEQTILFWRRWQDRSTYRGRWREMVGRSALVLKLMVYKPYGSLVAAPTFGLPEELGGGRNWDYRYTWIRDASFTLYALIRLGYTEEAAEFMRFIEARCQELNEGSPLQIMYGIDGRHDLTETTLDHLRGYHQSAPVRIGNGAFDQLQLDIYGELMDSVYLYDKYGEPIHHDLWNNLVRLLDWLVDNWQRKCKGIWEVRGDEQHFLFSRLMCWVAVDRGIRLATKRSLPAPLGRWERVRTAIYHDIFSKFWDEERQTFVQHLGSGSVDAATLLMPLVKFISPTDPRWLSTLQAIEKDLVVDALVYRYNVGEAAHDGLDGGEGTFTMCSFWYAEAAARAGELDKARTVFEKMLGYANHLGLYSEMLGPHGEHLGNFPQAFTHLGLISAAFDLDRRLDRQRR